In Cheilinus undulatus linkage group 16, ASM1832078v1, whole genome shotgun sequence, one DNA window encodes the following:
- the LOC121524484 gene encoding transmembrane protein 42, with protein sequence MFPGVFYALLAGFLGAVASSSAKLSLGADYLKGVCETGLRTWGEQRKFRQPDETTACDRLHIPLRLLCGGLLFTCNAVMWTFLAKALRYSSSSTRTTVTTTASNFISSAFLGQLIFGEAQITLWWVGISLTFSGLLVLQRISPQDGHQNTVAKDE encoded by the exons ATGTTCCCGGGAGTTTTCTATGCACTGCTGGCGGGTTTCCTCGGGGCTGTGGCGTCGTCGTCGGCCAAGCTTTCCCTCGGAGCCGACTATTTGAAGGGAGTCTGTGAAACCGGACTCCGGACGTGGGGAGAGCAGCGGAAATTTCGACAACCGGACGAAACTACCGCCTGCGACCGG CTCCATATCCCTCTGAGGCTGCTGTGTGGCGGACTGCTTTTCACCTGCaatgctgtgatgtggaccttTCTTGCCAAAGCACTCAGGTATTCCTCTTCCTCCACCCGAACCACTGTGACCACCACCGCCTCCAACTTTATATCTTCC GCTTTCTTGGGGCAGCTTATCTTTGGTGAAGCCCAGATAACGTTGTGGTGGGTTGGGATCTCCTTGACCTTCTCTGGTCTGTTGGTACTGCAGAGAATTTCACCGCAGGATGGACATCAAAACACAGTCGCAAAGGATGAATAA